CTGAACTGCAATCGCGGCTGGCCAAGCTGATCCGCAGCCCGGCCTTCGCCGCCCACTCGCTGGTGGCGGTGTTTGAAGGCAATGACGCAGCGGGCAAGGGCGGCGCCATCCGCCGCATCACTTCGGTGCTCGACCCGCGCCGCTACCGCGTGGTGGCCGTGGCCGCCCCGACCGAAGAAGAGCGGGCCAAGCCGTGGCTGTGGCGCTTCTGGCGTCACATACCGCGTCGCAGCAACATCACGGTGTTCGACCGCAGCTGGTACGGTCGCGTGCTGGTCGAACGCGTCGAAGGGTTCTGCCGCGAGCCGGACTGGATGCGCGCCTACGGCGAAATCAACGACTTTGAAATGCAGCTCTACTACAGCGGCGCCATCGTGGTGAAATTCTGGCTGGCGATCTCGCCCGACGAACAGCTCAAGCGTTTCAAGGCGCGCGAGGACACCGGCTTCAAGCGCTACAAGATCACTGACGAGGACTGGCGCAACCGCGAGCGCTGGAACGACTACCGGGTGGCCGTCTGCGACATGATCGACCGCACCAGCACGCAGAACGCGCCCTGGACGCTGGTCGAAGCCAACAACAAGTACTACGCCCGCGTCAAAGTGCTGCAAACCGTCTGCGAAGCCATCGAAACCCGCCTCGACAACAGCAAGAAACTCGTCGGCAAGGGCGACTATCCGGAGCTGGGCTCCGTCTGGGGCAAGCGCAACAACGGCTAGCAGCCTGCGCCAGGCGGCATGGCGTGGCGTGCACGTCCATGAAACCTGGCCGGACACAGGCCATTGCTCCGGGCAGGCCGCCGGGGTAACCGGCCCCGGCCACACAGCAGACGACCGGCCCCGTCATTCCGGAGCCGGTTGTTGCCGGTTTTACCCCTGACGCATGCCGCGGCCGATGAACAGCAGGATCAGGGTCGCCACCGGCCCCAGCAGGAGCGACACCAGAAACCACACCCAGCCCGGCCGGTCCTTGCACTGCGCCAGATTGGCGTTGATCAGCGCCAGCGTGCCCCAACCCGCTACATACGACGAATCCATACCGCCTCCCCTGTCCGGTGACCTGATGGCTTCACTGTAGATCGCCACGGTCGCCAGCGGCTTTGCGGCCGGTCAAACGTCAGGATTCGTCCGCCGGCGGCGTCTGGCGCTTGGCTGCCAGCATGCTTTTCAGTCCCGCCAGCCGCGCCTTGCCCTCTTCGCGCGTCATCTGCGGTGCCTGGCCGGGTTTGCCGTGATGGCGGACATCGTCTTCGCCGATCTCGGCAATGAAGCGCGACGGATCGGCAAACACCCACTCGCCGGCGCGCTTGCGCTTGACGCAGTGGCTGATGGTCAGCGAGCGCTGTGCGCGGGTAATGCCGACGTACATCAGCCGGCGTTCTTCCTCGACCATGCCGGTGTCGATCGACTCCTGGTGCGGCAGGATGCCTTCTTCGCAGCCGATCAGGAACACATGCGGATACTCCAGCCCCTTGGAGGCATGCAGGGTCGACAGCCGCACCACGTCAGGCTCTTCCTCGCCCTCGCGCCCCTCCAGCAGGGTGATGAGCGCAATGGTCTGCGCCAGCTCGATCAGGTTCTTGCCGTCGGCTTCCGCTTTGCGGGTGATCCACGCCACCAGGTCCTGCACGTTTTTCCACTTGGTTTCGGCCGGACGCGGCTCCTCGCTGTCGTAGAGCCAGTGTTCATACTGGATGGCAGCCAGCATTTCCTGCAACAGCGCCCCGGCCGGCTCGCGCACGGCCCGCCACGCCATGCGCTCCACGAAGCCGGCAAACTCGGCCAGCCCTTCGCGCTGCGCTGCCGGCACCCGTTCGGCAAAGCCGACTTCGCGGCAGGCGGCAAACAGCGACACGTGCCGTTCGCCGGCATGGCTGCCCAGCCGCTCCAGCGTCACGTTGCCAATGCCGCGCTTCGGGGTGGTCACGGCCCGGATGAAGGCCGGGTCGTCGTCCGGATTGACCAGCAGGCGCAGGTAGGCCAGCACGTCCTTGATTTCGGCCCGGTCGAAAAACGACTGTCCGCCGGAAATGGCGTAGGGAATCTTGTGCTCGCGCAGCGCTTCTTCGATCAGGCGCGCCTGGTGGTTGCCGCGATACAGCACGGCGTAGTCGGCAAACCGGGTCCGGTTTTCAAACTTGTGGGCCAGCAGGCGGGTAGCCACCATGCCGGCTTCGCTGGCGTCATCCTTGCACTGCACCACATGGATCGGCTCGCCAAGGCCGAATTCGCTCCACAACTGCTTTTCAAACAGCTTGGGATTGTTGGCGATCACGCTGTTGGCGGCGCGCAGGATGCGGGCGGTGGAACGGTAGTTCTGCTCCAGCTTGATGACGTGCAGGCGCGGAAAATCCTGGCGCAGCTGGGCGAGGTTTTCGACGTTGGCACCGCGCCAGGCGTAGATCGACTGGTCGTCGTCACCGACGGCGGTGAACATGCCGCGCACGCCGGACAACAGCTTGACCAGCTCGTACTGGCAGGTGTTGGTGTCCTGGTATTCGTCGATCAGCAGGTAGCGCAGCTTGCCCTGCCAGCGCGCCAGCGCCTCGGCATCCCGGCGGAACAGCATGACCGGCAGGCGGATCAGGTCGTCAAAGTCCATCGCCTGATAGGCCAGCAGCGTGTCCTGGTAGCTCAGGTACACACGGGCACAGGCCTGCTCGAAATCGTTCCGGCTGTCGGTCAGGGCCGACTCGGGAGCCACGAGGTCGTTTTTCCAGCGCGAAATCTGCCCCTGTACCCGCCGGATTTCGTCCTTGCTGGTGGTGTGCAGGATGTCGGCGATGATCTTGGTGGCGTCGGCGCTGTCGAGGATGGAAAAGCGCGGCTTGTAGCCGACGTGCTGCGCTTCCTGGCGCAGCATCATCAGGCCCAGCGAGTGAAAGGTGCTGACGGTCAGCCCGCGCAGTTCGTCGGCCGACAGGAGCTTGCCCACCCGTTCCAGCATCTCGCGCGCGGCCTTGTTGGTGAAGGTGATGGCGGCGATGTTACGGGCGCTGAAACCACCTTCACGGATCAGGTAGGCGATCTTCTGCGTGATGACCCGCGTCTTGCCGCTGCCGGCCCCGGCCAGCACCAGCAGCGGGCCGTCGAGGTAGCGGATTGCCGCACGCTGCGGCGGATTGAGTTGGGCAAGCGACATGGCTGGGCTTTCAACGCAAGGGCACGGAACAAAGGCCGCCGATTGTAACGCCGGCCCGCCACGCCAGCAGGCCGGAGCGGTACACGGTACACTCGCAGCATCTTTTTTCATCCGTGCACGTGCATCATGGCTACTTACGCCATCGGCGACATCCAGGGGTGTTTCACCCAGTTCCAGCAGCTTTTGCAGCGCATCGGCTTTTCCCCGTCACGCGACCGTCTGTGGCTGACCGGCGACCTGGTCAACCGTGGCCCGGATTCGCTGGCCATGCTGCGCTGGGCGTTCGAACACCAGGACTCGCTGACGCTGACGCTGGGCAACCACGACCTGCACCTGCTGGCAGTCAGCCAGGGCTACGGACGCCTCAAGCCGGGCGACACGCTGGCGCCGATCCTCGAAGCCACAGACGGCAAGGTGCTGCTCGACTGGCTGCGCCTGCAACCCCTGATGGTGCTCGACGAAGGCTACGCCATGGTGCATGCCGGGCTGCTGCCGGCCTGGACCCTGGACCAGGCGCTGGACCTCGCCACCGAGGTGGAGGACTGGCTGGGCGGCCCGCACTGGCGCGAGTTTTTTGCCCGGATGTACGGCAACAAGCCGGCCCGCTGGGACGACAGCCTCACCGGCATCGACCGCCTGCGCATGATCGTCAACGCCATGACCC
This genomic window from Laribacter hongkongensis DSM 14985 contains:
- a CDS encoding UvrD-helicase domain-containing protein → MSLAQLNPPQRAAIRYLDGPLLVLAGAGSGKTRVITQKIAYLIREGGFSARNIAAITFTNKAAREMLERVGKLLSADELRGLTVSTFHSLGLMMLRQEAQHVGYKPRFSILDSADATKIIADILHTTSKDEIRRVQGQISRWKNDLVAPESALTDSRNDFEQACARVYLSYQDTLLAYQAMDFDDLIRLPVMLFRRDAEALARWQGKLRYLLIDEYQDTNTCQYELVKLLSGVRGMFTAVGDDDQSIYAWRGANVENLAQLRQDFPRLHVIKLEQNYRSTARILRAANSVIANNPKLFEKQLWSEFGLGEPIHVVQCKDDASEAGMVATRLLAHKFENRTRFADYAVLYRGNHQARLIEEALREHKIPYAISGGQSFFDRAEIKDVLAYLRLLVNPDDDPAFIRAVTTPKRGIGNVTLERLGSHAGERHVSLFAACREVGFAERVPAAQREGLAEFAGFVERMAWRAVREPAGALLQEMLAAIQYEHWLYDSEEPRPAETKWKNVQDLVAWITRKAEADGKNLIELAQTIALITLLEGREGEEEPDVVRLSTLHASKGLEYPHVFLIGCEEGILPHQESIDTGMVEEERRLMYVGITRAQRSLTISHCVKRKRAGEWVFADPSRFIAEIGEDDVRHHGKPGQAPQMTREEGKARLAGLKSMLAAKRQTPPADES
- a CDS encoding symmetrical bis(5'-nucleosyl)-tetraphosphatase; the encoded protein is MATYAIGDIQGCFTQFQQLLQRIGFSPSRDRLWLTGDLVNRGPDSLAMLRWAFEHQDSLTLTLGNHDLHLLAVSQGYGRLKPGDTLAPILEATDGKVLLDWLRLQPLMVLDEGYAMVHAGLLPAWTLDQALDLATEVEDWLGGPHWREFFARMYGNKPARWDDSLTGIDRLRMIVNAMTRLRLINRQGDMDFAFKGELADAPPDLLAWFDAPHARWQEAGIPLVFGHWSALGLHVDGRAIGLDTGCLWGGQLTALRLSDRQLFQQACPVTRPIQPPAA